The following proteins are co-located in the Solanum pennellii chromosome 1, SPENNV200 genome:
- the LOC107012613 gene encoding transcription factor MYB61 yields MGRHSCCYKQKLRKGLWSPEEDEKLIKHITKFGHGCWSSVPKLAGLQRCGKSCRLRWINYLRPDLKRGTFSQDEENLIIELHAVLGNKWSQIAARLPGRTDNEIKNLWNSSIKKKLRQRGIDPNTHKPLSEIENEEKASANSNNKNNDKVSESSNNEFNFVEGHENGYSTEKPIKPAVSSLINTLERYPLIHEPNNIAPPTHEFFTTSCKSPDLSNYLSFHNYSPNTNILFNTKTSSSSAADNIVPDHHFNCSALTNATFSTMSNSILSTTISPLARNFNTNKFQNWEACTISSNGSNHSNGTSNSIELQSNCSFFDNNAAAAFAWGSAGATAAADCTGKSEREEIKWSEYLQTPFSLGVSNNTINTQIPSHHELYDGETKSETQFMTQGSWLQNQTPQTSLQTAEVYSNNNFQRLPAVYGQFS; encoded by the exons ATGGGGAGGCATTCATGTTGCTACAAACAGAAGTTAAGGAAAGGCCTTTGGTCCCCTGAAGAAGATGAGAAACTTATAAAGCATATTACTAAATTTGGTCATGGCTGTTGGAGCTCTGTCCCTAAACTAGCAG GTCTCCAGAGGTGTGGAAAAAGTTGTAGACTGAGGTGGATTAACTACTTGAGGCCTGATTTGAAAAGAGGAACATTCTCACAGGATGAAGAAAATTTGATCATTGAACTTCATGCAGTTCTTGGGAACAA GTGGTCGCAAATTGCAGCTAGATTACCTGGAAGAACAGATAACGAGATAAAGAATCTGTGGAACTCTTCAATTAAGAAAAAGCTTAGGCAAAGAGGAATTGATCCGAATACACACAAGCCACTTTCCGAAATAGAGAACGAAGAGAAAGCGTCGGCAAACAGTAACAATAAGAACAATGACAAAGTTTCAGAAAGttcaaataatgaattcaatttTGTTGAGGGACATGAGAATGGATATTCAACAGAAAAACCAATTAAGCCGGCCGTATCTTCACTGATAAATACTTTGGAGCGCTATCCACTTATTCATGAGCCAAATAATATTGCCCCACCAACTCATGAATTTTTCACCACCAGTTGCAAGTCTCCTGATTTGTCTAATTATCTCTCTTTTCACAATTATTCTCCCAACACAAATATTCTCTTCAATACCAAAACCTCTTCTTCATCTGCTGCTGACAATATTGTACCTGATCATCACTTCAATTGTAGCGCTTTGACGAATGCTACTTTTTCTACTATGTCGAATTCGATTCTCAGTACTACCATATCGCCGTTGGCGCGTAATTTTAATACCAACAAGTTTCAGAATTGGGAAGCGTGTACGATCAGCAGCAATGGCAGCAACCATAGTAATGGTACTAGTAACAGTATCGAATTACAAAGTAACTGTTCATTCTTCGATAACAATGCTGCAGCCGCTTTCGCTTGGGGATCAGCGGGCGCAACTGCAGCAGCAGACTGTACGGGAAAATCGGAGAGGGAAGAAATCAAATGGTCTGAATATTTACAAACACCGTTTTCACTAGGTGTTAGCAATAACACAATCAACACTCAAATTCCTTCGCATCATGAATTGTACGACGGGGAAACAAAATCGGAGACACAATTTATGACACAAGGCTCATGGCTTCAGAATCAAACGCCGCAGACTTCTCTACAGACTGCAGAAGTATACAGTAACAACAATTTCCAAAGGCTTCCAGCCGTTTACGGACAATTTTCTTAG